A single region of the Candidatus Poribacteria bacterium genome encodes:
- a CDS encoding T9SS type A sorting domain-containing protein, with protein MKLHPIALRAPAYKRLPLLLITFFLCFNIFPLPILNPETDSFGLAAAAPTSLRNQSARTLTSNSAKTRREIELVSSTLQGVTIQLIIPKSDFLLENSGMAVGSQQSAVSKDTLLNADLFAESREPKAESQSISFPGCNFTTEFGTLHLPMQSTLISVPPDVDFQLRVIDKDFSTRKIEALPLTSAKQKDSFFPARLAEIGEAGWIRENRVLPIQMNPVQYNPVRREVRLYHRLVVEVRFRGTRMSVQPNVLSTTPIGSHTESTVFDAIFADMLVNPQSATKWRSRPISPGTARAPAAPSVPFTGPRYRIRVTDSGMYSITAQDLAAAGANLETIVPRTLTLTNKGKQIPIFVRGEDDKRFDPTDEIIFYGERQHGENSYIDPYSDENIYWLSWGAGPGIRMATKTSLPKANNAQTYRWFLTRAHIEKDLQFRRFRNVNLTASQTYIEFSQGLLQRQFTLTELPPLPDDSWFWSQLAAPALKTFTFKLPGVSETALPTTVRISLHGRSNTPHLCTIWLNDKIEFGEARWNGETEYQIHNQDIPQSFLNEGQNAIRITNPGNPEAPIDIILFNWLQIDYWRDFEAETDVLPFAITPFRDETGAVNASFEVELKNFSVPNIEIYGIDGTRYVGLSALVDEDVPGTYRVFFRSSQIRPKAADDPTIQYIALTPNQFQKPNISVDTASDLRSTHNAADYIIITHDHFIHDVQPLADYRAQQGLRTKVVDVQDIYDEFNEGILNPKAIREFLNYAYHNWQPPAPTYVFLIGDTNIDIKNKPNFVPTMQVQIPGYGSSGSDHQFVTFRGEDSFPDMLIGRMPANNRVDLRIFIERTISYETSASVGSWHKRFLMLAGSDLRFHWQTSQLITHNQLNARYETQRIYAPHTDEPTLSDDTVLTPIGRRVIDGFNDGASIVNYIGHGGGGIWSSSRMLDFADPEQNLTNISQLPFVISMTCYTGAFEGNKNSLVEELLRSENGGAIAVIAATSIGLLDGDYILNAEIFDVIFNKQTRNFGAILGQAKTQFLINAPRFLDLAEVFTLFGDPATNLKIPSNEIQVTADISPQQGRNASHGDTFLSVSGTLSDRNFNGDAEITVVPTTETALSKDIKLEPEIVSIANGQVNTEIRVPADPDFDVGAVQIYAWDADEEALGHATYKVLDRYVKNVRLTPFPVDLNQPTHLYAEVVDEDAIDQIMLYWSLDGHEFFTIPVVPHRGTTYRSERPIPGYSTEEIIDYYAEIKVKSGRAFQTELITYDVGYEEIDIDLLLLNQTLTWDTTPPFTLSVQIRNPENQTVQNVPVQFYVKTLSGDTDISNTNVNLASILTALQGATPIGDLQILPEVLPGSQVVVSVPWQPPPGEYLVIAYVDPPSAELPNGSIIEKRERNNWASKQFSGNRIILTPETLDQPIQSPDGIFRIAVPSGSVETGAVLTYSEEALTVTNQPDITAVLSTSVLAYQFDVEALGLQNLPTLAVTATFQKVGENSDSRKDAHIYQRDSDNGNWIRVGEEVKLPGTFALLSHNDTSPPALELTLDHQGFVDGDYISDTPTISVRIEDANGIDPRSENMILTKNGENVPQDEYVIAASPTNNNLLLITYTPVLEPGEYRIRLQAQDANGNISDTERTATVAGEFEIKNIANFPNPFLPGSGTYFAYYLTGSADEVSLKIYTITGRRIIAIDTLDASVSFNEFHYDGYDGDGEPLANGVYLYKFTARKGDIRKQKVGKIAVRK; from the coding sequence ATGAAACTTCATCCCATAGCACTGCGCGCGCCTGCGTATAAACGGTTACCACTCCTATTAATAACGTTCTTCCTTTGTTTTAATATCTTCCCCCTTCCCATCCTGAACCCGGAAACCGATTCTTTTGGGCTCGCAGCTGCAGCACCGACTTCCTTAAGAAACCAAAGTGCTCGCACTTTGACAAGTAACAGCGCAAAAACCCGAAGAGAGATTGAATTAGTCAGTAGTACCTTGCAGGGTGTAACGATCCAACTCATCATCCCTAAATCCGATTTCCTTCTCGAAAACAGCGGAATGGCAGTCGGCAGTCAGCAGTCGGCAGTCAGCAAGGACACTTTGTTAAACGCAGATCTCTTTGCCGAAAGCCGAGAGCCGAAAGCCGAGAGCCAATCTATATCTTTTCCTGGATGTAACTTCACTACCGAATTCGGAACACTGCACCTCCCGATGCAATCTACACTTATAAGTGTTCCACCCGACGTTGATTTCCAATTGCGGGTGATTGATAAGGATTTCAGCACACGTAAAATAGAAGCACTCCCTCTCACGTCAGCCAAACAAAAGGATAGTTTCTTCCCTGCGCGTCTCGCAGAAATCGGAGAAGCGGGTTGGATCCGAGAGAATCGCGTCCTCCCGATTCAAATGAATCCTGTCCAGTACAATCCTGTCCGGCGTGAAGTCAGACTCTACCACCGACTCGTTGTAGAAGTGCGCTTTCGCGGGACTCGGATGTCTGTACAACCTAACGTGTTATCGACGACACCGATCGGTTCACATACCGAATCCACGGTATTTGACGCAATTTTCGCTGATATGCTCGTTAACCCACAGAGTGCCACGAAATGGCGTTCCCGCCCTATTTCACCAGGAACAGCGCGAGCACCAGCGGCACCAAGCGTTCCATTCACAGGACCCCGCTATAGAATCAGGGTCACCGACTCTGGAATGTACAGCATTACGGCGCAGGATCTCGCAGCTGCCGGTGCCAATTTAGAAACGATAGTTCCAAGAACATTGACACTGACAAATAAAGGGAAACAGATACCGATTTTTGTCCGTGGCGAAGACGACAAAAGATTCGACCCAACAGACGAAATCATCTTCTATGGGGAACGTCAGCACGGAGAAAATAGTTATATCGATCCCTATTCCGATGAGAACATCTATTGGCTTTCTTGGGGGGCAGGACCAGGGATCCGAATGGCTACAAAGACCTCACTCCCAAAAGCAAATAACGCGCAAACTTACCGGTGGTTTCTCACACGCGCACATATTGAGAAAGACCTACAGTTCAGACGTTTCCGTAATGTGAACCTAACAGCAAGCCAGACATATATAGAATTTAGTCAAGGGTTATTACAGCGTCAGTTTACGCTGACCGAGCTGCCACCGCTTCCAGATGACAGCTGGTTCTGGTCCCAACTCGCCGCTCCCGCATTGAAAACATTCACCTTCAAGCTTCCAGGTGTCTCTGAGACAGCGCTACCTACAACAGTCCGAATCAGCCTGCACGGGAGATCCAACACGCCGCACCTATGTACGATTTGGCTAAACGATAAAATCGAATTTGGGGAAGCCCGCTGGAATGGCGAAACCGAATACCAAATTCATAACCAAGATATACCGCAGTCGTTTCTTAATGAAGGACAAAACGCGATTCGAATTACAAATCCCGGTAACCCTGAAGCCCCTATCGATATTATCCTGTTCAATTGGCTTCAAATCGACTATTGGCGTGATTTTGAAGCAGAAACGGATGTGCTACCCTTTGCAATTACCCCATTCCGGGACGAAACAGGTGCTGTAAACGCAAGTTTCGAGGTCGAATTAAAGAACTTTTCCGTCCCAAATATCGAAATTTATGGCATCGACGGCACACGTTACGTAGGCTTATCCGCGCTTGTTGACGAAGATGTTCCTGGAACGTATCGGGTCTTCTTCCGCTCGTCCCAAATTCGTCCTAAAGCCGCGGACGATCCTACGATCCAATACATTGCCCTCACCCCGAACCAGTTCCAAAAACCGAATATCTCGGTAGACACGGCATCCGATCTGCGCAGCACGCACAACGCGGCGGACTACATTATCATTACACATGACCACTTTATTCACGACGTTCAGCCACTCGCCGACTATCGCGCCCAACAAGGACTACGCACCAAAGTTGTTGATGTCCAAGACATCTACGATGAATTTAATGAGGGCATTCTCAATCCCAAGGCTATCCGTGAATTCCTCAATTACGCCTATCACAATTGGCAGCCCCCTGCTCCGACCTATGTCTTTCTCATAGGCGATACAAATATCGATATCAAAAATAAACCTAATTTCGTCCCGACGATGCAGGTGCAAATCCCAGGCTACGGATCCAGTGGGTCCGACCATCAATTTGTTACATTTCGAGGGGAAGATAGTTTTCCAGACATGCTTATCGGTAGAATGCCCGCGAATAATCGCGTAGATCTCCGCATATTCATCGAACGCACCATCAGTTATGAGACTTCCGCTTCAGTCGGTTCTTGGCACAAACGGTTCCTCATGCTCGCAGGTTCAGATCTCAGATTCCACTGGCAAACCAGTCAGCTTATCACCCACAATCAGCTGAATGCCAGATACGAAACCCAACGTATCTACGCCCCCCATACGGACGAACCAACTTTGAGTGACGATACTGTCCTTACCCCTATCGGTAGGCGGGTGATCGACGGCTTTAATGACGGTGCGAGTATAGTGAACTATATTGGACACGGTGGCGGCGGTATATGGTCATCCAGCCGGATGCTCGACTTTGCAGATCCCGAACAGAACTTAACCAATATTTCACAACTCCCCTTCGTTATCAGTATGACCTGCTACACAGGGGCGTTTGAAGGGAATAAAAACAGTCTCGTTGAAGAACTCCTGCGCTCGGAAAACGGTGGTGCCATCGCCGTCATCGCCGCAACCAGTATTGGACTGTTAGATGGCGACTATATACTGAATGCCGAAATATTTGACGTTATCTTCAACAAGCAGACCCGCAATTTCGGTGCCATCCTCGGACAGGCGAAAACCCAGTTCCTCATCAATGCGCCCAGATTCCTTGATCTCGCCGAAGTCTTCACGCTTTTCGGGGATCCAGCGACAAACTTGAAAATACCGAGCAATGAGATTCAGGTCACCGCAGACATTAGTCCCCAGCAAGGACGAAACGCCTCTCACGGAGATACTTTTCTCTCCGTTTCCGGGACGCTATCGGATAGGAACTTTAATGGAGATGCCGAAATTACTGTTGTCCCGACAACTGAAACCGCACTTTCAAAAGATATAAAACTGGAACCGGAAATCGTTTCTATCGCCAATGGACAGGTCAACACGGAAATACGGGTACCCGCTGATCCCGACTTTGATGTCGGGGCTGTCCAGATTTACGCATGGGATGCAGATGAAGAGGCTTTAGGGCATGCAACCTACAAGGTCTTAGATCGGTATGTCAAAAACGTCCGTCTTACACCTTTTCCCGTTGACTTAAATCAGCCCACGCACCTTTACGCAGAAGTCGTTGACGAAGATGCTATTGACCAAATAATGCTCTATTGGAGTTTGGATGGTCACGAATTCTTTACAATCCCCGTTGTGCCGCATAGAGGCACTACCTATAGGAGTGAGCGACCTATCCCCGGATATTCCACCGAGGAAATTATCGATTATTACGCCGAGATTAAAGTTAAAAGTGGGCGAGCATTTCAAACCGAGCTTATCACTTACGATGTGGGATATGAGGAAATTGACATTGACCTCCTCCTGTTAAATCAAACCCTTACATGGGATACAACACCTCCCTTTACACTCTCAGTCCAAATCCGAAACCCAGAGAACCAAACGGTTCAAAACGTACCTGTCCAGTTCTATGTAAAGACGTTGAGCGGTGACACCGATATCTCCAATACAAACGTCAACCTTGCGTCAATACTCACCGCACTCCAAGGTGCTACGCCAATCGGAGATCTCCAGATACTTCCCGAAGTTCTACCGGGGAGTCAAGTTGTCGTAAGCGTTCCGTGGCAACCGCCACCCGGTGAATATCTTGTCATAGCCTACGTAGATCCGCCATCTGCTGAACTGCCAAACGGAAGTATCATTGAAAAACGTGAAAGGAATAATTGGGCATCGAAACAGTTCTCGGGCAATCGTATCATTCTTACACCCGAAACGCTCGATCAGCCCATCCAGAGTCCAGATGGTATCTTTCGTATTGCTGTTCCGTCTGGCAGTGTGGAAACAGGTGCCGTCCTGACTTATAGCGAAGAAGCTCTTACCGTTACCAACCAACCCGATATTACAGCAGTACTCTCAACGTCTGTCCTCGCCTATCAATTTGACGTGGAGGCATTGGGGTTGCAAAACCTTCCTACACTGGCGGTAACCGCCACTTTCCAAAAAGTGGGAGAGAACTCCGATTCCCGAAAAGATGCTCATATCTATCAGCGCGACAGTGACAACGGGAATTGGATTCGTGTCGGCGAGGAAGTCAAACTGCCGGGGACATTTGCGTTGCTCTCACATAATGACACAAGTCCACCCGCACTTGAGTTAACCCTCGACCACCAAGGTTTCGTCGATGGCGACTATATCTCCGATACACCAACGATCTCAGTGCGGATTGAGGACGCAAACGGGATTGATCCACGTTCAGAGAATATGATCCTCACCAAAAACGGTGAAAACGTGCCGCAAGATGAGTATGTGATTGCAGCATCGCCGACGAACAACAATCTACTCCTGATTACCTACACGCCGGTCCTGGAACCCGGTGAATACCGCATCCGTTTACAGGCACAAGACGCAAACGGCAATATCTCAGATACGGAGCGCACTGCGACTGTCGCTGGGGAATTTGAAATCAAAAATATTGCCAACTTCCCGAATCCTTTTCTGCCCGGAAGCGGCACTTACTTCGCTTATTACCTCACGGGAAGTGCGGACGAAGTCAGCCTGAAAATCTACACGATTACAGGTCGCCGTATCATCGCCATTGACACACTCGATGCGTCCGTCTCCTTCAACGAATTCCACTACGACGGCTATGACGGTGATGGCGAACCGCTTGCGAACGGGGTCTATCTCTACAAATTTACCGCCCGAAAAGGGGATATCCGCAAACAGAAGGTCGGAAAAATCGCCGTGCGGAAGTAG
- the ndk gene encoding nucleoside-diphosphate kinase: protein METEQTLVLIKPDGVQRGLIGEVITRYEHKGLKIVGMKLLQLPRDTAEKLYAVHQGKSFYDVLIEFMTSAPIVALAVEGRDAIELVRILNGETDPKKSQPGSIRGDFSINITHNVVHASDSLRSAERELEIVFAPDERYNYHRIDETILHPSVV from the coding sequence ATGGAGACAGAACAGACGCTGGTTCTCATCAAACCGGACGGTGTTCAACGCGGGCTTATCGGTGAAGTCATTACCCGCTATGAACACAAGGGACTCAAAATCGTTGGAATGAAATTGTTGCAGCTCCCGCGCGACACAGCAGAAAAACTCTATGCTGTCCATCAGGGCAAGTCTTTTTACGATGTACTTATAGAATTCATGACTTCAGCGCCTATTGTTGCCTTAGCGGTTGAAGGGCGCGACGCAATAGAATTGGTACGCATCCTTAACGGGGAAACCGACCCAAAGAAGTCGCAACCCGGAAGTATCCGAGGCGATTTCTCAATCAATATCACGCATAACGTCGTGCACGCATCGGACTCTCTCAGGAGTGCTGAGCGTGAATTGGAGATCGTGTTCGCTCCAGATGAACGTTACAATTATCACCGAATAGATGAAACAATCCTGCATCCTTCGGTGGTATAA
- a CDS encoding NPCBM/NEW2 domain-containing protein, giving the protein MKTLNVCALILMLTLGFAFSVHAAKSDCENIDGDGAKPIKEVAKEDAGKQNDYDEVVEEDDRKGVTYLAFIGGSTPKPNKCGLNPKNSEAEWTGWGGPLDVDNATIGEGGGTRNHIVIGGIYFERGIGSHAIATMIYDLGGDNYLKFEGYVGMSDEKDPVECNHGGSSDFIFSVDGKEVFKSDTLQGTDGGKQVEAVKVEFDIPANAKELEIIMGDGGDGIGCDHSAIGDAKLLNAQALAVEPANKLPTIWGHLKDSY; this is encoded by the coding sequence TTGAAAACTCTTAATGTATGCGCGCTTATCCTTATGCTGACCCTTGGATTCGCTTTCAGCGTCCATGCCGCGAAAAGCGACTGTGAAAACATAGATGGCGACGGCGCGAAGCCTATTAAAGAGGTCGCTAAAGAAGATGCTGGGAAGCAGAACGACTATGACGAGGTTGTCGAAGAAGATGACCGCAAGGGTGTTACCTATCTGGCTTTCATTGGCGGCAGCACACCAAAACCGAATAAGTGTGGACTTAATCCCAAAAACTCGGAAGCTGAATGGACGGGGTGGGGCGGTCCCCTTGATGTAGACAACGCGACTATCGGTGAAGGTGGCGGTACCCGTAACCATATCGTGATTGGTGGTATCTACTTTGAACGCGGGATCGGCTCGCATGCCATTGCAACCATGATCTACGATCTTGGTGGAGACAATTACCTCAAGTTTGAAGGCTACGTCGGTATGTCAGACGAGAAAGATCCAGTAGAATGTAACCACGGTGGTAGTAGCGATTTCATTTTTAGTGTTGACGGAAAAGAGGTTTTCAAATCCGATACACTGCAAGGCACCGATGGCGGAAAACAGGTTGAGGCTGTGAAAGTGGAATTTGACATTCCTGCCAACGCGAAAGAACTTGAAATCATCATGGGTGATGGCGGCGACGGAATCGGCTGCGACCACTCCGCGATTGGCGATGCCAAACTCCTCAATGCCCAAGCACTTGCCGTTGAACCCGCTAACAAACTTCCGACAATCTGGGGACATTTGAAAGATAGTTATTAG
- a CDS encoding LamG domain-containing protein yields MKKVLLTLGVICFSLIAVHISTAEIDFDTAVGIWLFDEGKGGVAKDISGEGNDGEVVKAPWVDGKFGKALEFDGKAGCVKTGAKLLEALEEFTILSWIQSTDDPPARTGLVGQNNAPEFGFITTNELSLWTPSAGLTNNPWKHKHGDGNWHHVGCVATQDYVHTYIDGEYVEQKGKWANHGAAPFDVNIGGCGVWDPGGNFFPGLMDEVMIFHSALEQEDIQELMDKGYVNYLAVDPEGKLGTTWGKIKATHHMSQ; encoded by the coding sequence ATGAAAAAGGTATTATTAACGCTCGGCGTGATATGTTTCAGCCTCATCGCTGTTCATATCAGCACCGCCGAGATTGACTTCGATACTGCGGTCGGTATCTGGCTCTTTGATGAAGGCAAAGGCGGTGTCGCTAAAGACATATCAGGTGAAGGAAACGACGGCGAAGTCGTTAAAGCCCCATGGGTAGATGGTAAATTCGGCAAGGCTCTCGAATTTGATGGCAAAGCCGGATGTGTCAAGACTGGAGCGAAACTTCTTGAGGCACTCGAAGAATTCACGATTCTTTCATGGATACAAAGCACGGACGATCCACCCGCACGGACTGGACTCGTCGGACAGAACAACGCACCGGAGTTCGGCTTTATTACGACAAATGAGCTGAGCCTCTGGACCCCCTCGGCTGGCTTGACGAATAATCCTTGGAAACACAAACACGGTGATGGTAATTGGCATCACGTCGGGTGTGTCGCTACGCAGGATTACGTCCATACTTATATCGATGGTGAATACGTTGAACAGAAGGGGAAGTGGGCGAATCACGGCGCAGCGCCGTTTGATGTTAACATCGGGGGATGCGGAGTCTGGGATCCAGGTGGAAACTTTTTCCCGGGTCTCATGGACGAAGTCATGATTTTCCACTCAGCATTGGAACAAGAAGATATTCAGGAGTTAATGGACAAAGGCTATGTAAATTATTTGGCTGTTGACCCCGAAGGTAAACTTGGTACAACCTGGGGGAAAATTAAAGCAACGCATCATATGAGTCAATAG
- a CDS encoding tetratricopeptide repeat protein has protein sequence MKKLEIGKQEAWKVGRLGSPILPSFHFSILHQMLFIYLILINVPVFADSEISNRQSAVSSQLKRVYTDEKPLVTDNRQLKGFFEKKSVLTTIPQPADLDLVEEKPLIEAIENAQKAVRKSPDTADVWGQLGHVYLSHGWEATAIPCYRQASRLAPDEFKWLYFLGRLTKQRQPEEAVNHLTRALTLDSTSAPAHLYLASALRILGRFDEAQEHLEHAKRLQPNNPFSELWLGEIALAKQQMKLARTHLEKALRLNPGQSEAHALMTQVAIALGDTQAAKQHAQAARKPSQYGELIDPLWWDVLKAGVTAPLYAERGRRYMSEGKYRKAVAEFEPLISDEQKDIKVWFDYGVSLLYTGTRHKEALAALEHLLSLLDKDREVQKERSTAEIAYLNAQAYNYMGQIYYETGQTAAAIRACRMALQFKRNTTDSESRGGLNPSDYDTFYSNVHANLATVYENTGQLGEAIRHYQDALKLVPSQLSVHRDLAGAYWKTRRYTAAEPHYKQVITHDATDVQAIYRLGLISLMKENYLEAVSLFKKVIAIEATHVRAYGALGVAYQELGNISEAIGIFERVLELEPRNKVALDKLRELHESR, from the coding sequence TTGAAGAAATTGGAGATCGGAAAGCAGGAAGCTTGGAAGGTAGGAAGATTGGGGAGCCCGATCCTTCCATCCTTCCATTTTTCCATCCTTCATCAGATGCTCTTTATTTATTTAATTCTGATCAATGTGCCTGTTTTTGCGGATAGTGAAATTAGCAATCGGCAATCGGCAGTCAGCAGTCAGTTAAAGAGGGTATACACAGACGAGAAACCTCTTGTTACTGACAACCGACAACTGAAAGGATTTTTTGAAAAAAAATCCGTGCTGACAACTATTCCCCAACCTGCAGATCTTGACTTGGTTGAAGAAAAACCGCTTATAGAGGCGATTGAAAACGCCCAAAAAGCCGTTCGGAAGTCTCCCGATACTGCGGATGTCTGGGGACAACTCGGGCATGTCTACCTCAGCCATGGCTGGGAAGCCACAGCAATACCGTGTTATCGTCAAGCAAGCAGACTCGCCCCTGATGAATTCAAGTGGCTCTACTTTCTTGGACGTTTGACGAAACAGCGTCAACCCGAAGAGGCAGTGAACCACCTCACCCGTGCGCTTACCTTGGATTCAACATCCGCACCTGCACATCTCTATCTGGCTTCTGCGCTCCGTATTTTGGGGAGATTCGATGAAGCACAAGAACATTTGGAACACGCCAAACGCCTCCAACCGAACAACCCATTCTCTGAACTCTGGCTCGGTGAAATCGCACTTGCGAAACAGCAGATGAAACTCGCTCGAACGCATTTAGAGAAGGCACTCCGCTTGAATCCAGGACAAAGTGAAGCGCACGCGCTCATGACACAGGTCGCTATTGCCCTCGGAGATACCCAAGCGGCGAAACAGCACGCGCAGGCAGCCCGGAAGCCCAGTCAATACGGTGAATTGATAGATCCGTTATGGTGGGACGTGCTTAAAGCGGGTGTCACTGCTCCACTGTATGCCGAACGCGGTAGACGTTATATGTCGGAAGGCAAGTACAGAAAAGCAGTCGCTGAATTTGAGCCGCTTATCTCAGACGAACAGAAAGATATAAAGGTCTGGTTCGACTATGGCGTTTCACTCCTCTATACGGGGACCCGGCACAAGGAAGCCTTAGCAGCATTAGAACACCTCCTATCGCTACTCGACAAGGACAGAGAGGTTCAGAAGGAGAGAAGCACAGCCGAGATAGCCTACTTGAATGCGCAGGCATATAACTATATGGGACAGATTTATTATGAAACCGGACAGACCGCTGCAGCGATCCGCGCCTGCCGAATGGCACTCCAGTTTAAAAGAAATACAACAGATAGCGAATCTCGCGGCGGGTTGAACCCTTCGGATTACGACACTTTTTACTCAAATGTCCACGCGAATCTTGCGACGGTGTATGAGAACACAGGGCAGCTTGGAGAGGCAATTCGACACTATCAGGATGCACTTAAACTCGTGCCATCTCAACTGTCCGTGCATCGCGATCTTGCCGGTGCCTATTGGAAAACACGGCGTTATACAGCAGCGGAACCGCACTACAAACAGGTTATCACGCATGACGCAACGGATGTCCAAGCCATTTATAGACTCGGCTTAATTTCTCTGATGAAGGAGAATTACCTCGAAGCCGTTTCGCTCTTTAAAAAGGTAATCGCAATCGAGGCGACGCACGTCCGCGCTTATGGTGCTTTAGGTGTTGCTTATCAGGAACTTGGGAATATATCAGAGGCGATTGGTATCTTTGAACGGGTTTTAGAATTAGAGCCGAGGAACAAGGTTGCGTTAGACAAACTCAGGGAACTGCATGAATCAAGGTAG
- a CDS encoding CRTAC1 family protein, which produces MLTKLFAITLILIALCLWTADAETDKPFFTEVTAALGFPQPETHWHAGTHALPEVIGSGVALFDYDNDDALDVLHVRFPRPGEENTPAPNRLFRQQPDGTFVDVTETAGIGHEGYGQGVAIGDVDNDGDADVYVTNYGDTDVFYRNNGDGTFALQEAGLSNEAWGTSATFGDYDRDGYLDLYVANYVKFDPASVCRGKHGAPDYCNPQVFEPAADRLFRNNGDGTFTDVSEQTGIAAMPGRGLGVVCLDLTGDGWADFYVANDGEANQLWVNQKDGTFAEEAILHGLAFNAYGQPEGSMGIAVGDVNGDTHPDLFVTHLSGETNTFYTGTATFSVFVDMTEMSGFAGRDLPFTGFGCGFVDFDNDADLDIALVNGRVKRGPILAGANTGEFWNFYAEPNLLFQNSGQQSAVGNRQQETGMEERKKRRMGAQSSNLATFQPNFTDVSSRATDFTRRIEVSRGMAFGDIDKDGDIDMVVSGLDNRLRFFRNDAPPPQHHYLSVRAITENRDALGAQVMLRTASGTLTGYVLSGTSYLSSSESNVHFGLGKIDEVQAIEVHWQDGSREKFPGATPNQRAVVYQGEGVSF; this is translated from the coding sequence ATGCTTACTAAACTATTTGCTATAACACTCATCCTTATTGCGCTCTGTTTATGGACAGCAGACGCGGAGACGGACAAGCCCTTTTTTACGGAAGTGACCGCTGCGCTCGGGTTTCCGCAGCCGGAGACACATTGGCACGCCGGGACGCACGCCCTACCGGAGGTAATCGGGAGTGGGGTTGCCCTGTTTGACTACGATAACGATGACGCGCTTGATGTTCTGCATGTCCGATTTCCGCGACCCGGGGAAGAGAATACTCCCGCACCGAATCGGCTTTTTCGTCAACAACCTGACGGAACTTTTGTTGACGTTACGGAAACCGCTGGTATCGGACACGAAGGCTACGGACAAGGTGTCGCAATCGGTGATGTAGACAATGATGGGGATGCGGATGTCTATGTAACGAACTACGGAGATACCGATGTTTTCTATCGGAACAACGGTGATGGGACGTTTGCTTTACAGGAAGCCGGACTCTCAAACGAAGCGTGGGGAACATCTGCGACCTTTGGCGATTATGACAGAGACGGATACCTCGATCTCTATGTCGCCAACTACGTTAAGTTCGATCCAGCGTCGGTATGTCGTGGAAAACATGGTGCTCCAGATTATTGCAATCCACAAGTCTTTGAACCCGCCGCGGACAGGTTGTTCCGAAACAACGGCGACGGCACTTTCACAGATGTATCGGAACAGACGGGTATCGCCGCAATGCCGGGGAGAGGTCTCGGTGTTGTGTGTCTCGATTTGACAGGCGACGGTTGGGCGGATTTTTATGTCGCCAACGACGGTGAAGCGAACCAACTCTGGGTAAATCAGAAGGATGGCACTTTTGCTGAGGAAGCCATATTGCACGGTCTGGCGTTTAACGCCTATGGACAGCCCGAAGGAAGTATGGGTATCGCTGTCGGTGATGTCAATGGTGATACGCATCCTGACCTATTTGTGACACACCTGTCCGGTGAAACAAATACATTTTATACGGGTACCGCTACCTTCTCTGTATTCGTTGATATGACGGAGATGTCGGGATTCGCCGGTCGAGATCTACCCTTTACAGGTTTTGGATGCGGTTTCGTGGACTTCGACAATGATGCAGATCTGGACATCGCGCTCGTCAACGGACGGGTGAAGCGCGGTCCTATCCTTGCGGGTGCGAACACCGGTGAATTCTGGAACTTCTACGCGGAACCGAACCTTCTTTTTCAGAATAGCGGTCAGCAGTCAGCAGTCGGAAACCGTCAGCAAGAGACTGGAATGGAAGAGAGGAAAAAGAGAAGAATGGGGGCCCAATCTTCCAATCTTGCAACCTTCCAACCAAATTTCACCGATGTGAGTTCGCGAGCCACCGATTTCACTCGACGGATTGAGGTCAGCCGCGGAATGGCTTTCGGCGATATTGATAAAGATGGCGATATTGATATGGTGGTGAGTGGTCTCGACAATCGACTCCGCTTTTTCCGAAACGATGCTCCGCCACCACAACATCACTATCTATCCGTGCGAGCGATCACCGAGAATCGCGATGCACTTGGCGCGCAAGTGATGCTTCGGACGGCCTCAGGGACGTTAACCGGATATGTGCTATCGGGGACGAGTTATCTCAGTAGCAGTGAGTCGAACGTGCATTTCGGATTAGGAAAAATTGATGAAGTTCAAGCGATTGAGGTGCACTGGCAGGATGGAAGTCGAGAAAAGTTTCCCGGCGCGACTCCCAATCAGCGCGCGGTGGTTTATCAAGGAGAGGGGGTGTCTTTTTGA